The Gossypium hirsutum isolate 1008001.06 chromosome D06, Gossypium_hirsutum_v2.1, whole genome shotgun sequence genome contains the following window.
gaagatgggGATGAGGATGATTATGATGAAAACGGTGATAAACAGAAAGGTTATGATGGAAAGAACGATGATGTTGACATGGAGAGGCACCCCAAGAAGAGGAAATTGAAGAGTTTGTTGTCGAGTTATGAGTTTGCTCCTCGAGTTCCAGCACCAGCAGTTTCAGCTCCTTCAGTGCCAAAGCCCTCATTCGGTGGGAGAAATTCTCTTACGGATTGGACTGAGCGTGAGACATTTGTTTTGCTAGATGCATGGGGTGATCTTTTTCTTCAACGTGGGAGAAAGAGTCTTCGGTCTGAGGAATGGCAAGAAGTTGCAGAGAAGGTTTCGGAGGTTTCAAAGATTGAAAGGACCGACACCCAGTGTCGTAATCGATTAGATACGTTGAAGAAGAAGTATAAGAAGGAGAAAGCTATGCTGGCAGAGACTGGTGGTACTTCTAGCAAATGGGTGTATTTCAAGAAGATGGATATGTTAATGTCGACTCCTCCACAGCAGGGTGGGCTCTCTTGTGGTTTGGACTCGGGTGAGTATGTATTCATGAACCCCAGAGTTTATTTGAACCGTGCAAATGGTTTAGATGAAATGAGGGATAGTCCAGCAGATTCAGAATCTGCTGACAGTGAAGAGGATGTCTCAGATGGACTCCCACCAAAAAAGAGAAGATTCGGGAGGCAATATGATGAGGGTTCTTCTTTCAGATTGCTTGCTGATTTGATCCAAAAGTTCAGCGATACATATGAAAAGATTGAGGATAGTAAAAGGCAGCAGATGCTGGAGTTAGAGAAGATGAGAATGGATTTTCACAGGGAGTTGGAAATGCAGAAGCAACACATCATGGAACGAGCGCAGGCCGAAATTGCAAAAATACAGCAGCAGGCTGATGATGAGGAGAATGAGAAGGCAAGCGGGTAATGTATGCAAAATACAGTTTTATTTCTTATTGCTGATTCAATGTCGACTGCTGAATGTTGTTGTATAATATATTGGAGCCTTTTGCCAATCTCCAACAATAGCACTAAATATGCTGCATCGATTGAGTAGAAATTTTTACCGAACTTAGAAAGATCATTACTCCCATTATCATTTGCATAACCCTAAGGCCCTCTTTTACCTCTACCAATCGCGGTCTCCATGGATTGAGCTTGAAAACATGGACTCTGCTATTATTAGCATCATTTTTGCAGGTGAAGTGTGAACTTAAAGATGTAATGCAGTGATCTGGCTTATTGAACCACATATAAATTGCCGGTTATTCGGTTTTTGCTACAAACCATTTCCAGGATCTTGCCTTTTGGTGTTTTACATGTAACAAGAAAAAAGCAGAAACCTTTAGTCAGGTGTTGATTGGGAGGGTAAGTATGTACATGATTTGATTTATTGTTCTAAATTATAATCCATTATAGAGTGCAACCCTATGACAAAAATGAACTGAACTAAACCGGTTCGTCCAGGACTAATCTGTTTGGTTTAGTAGTACATAAGACTGGATAATATCAATTTATACTTGGTGCAACCCCATGTAGTTTTAAGCTCTAGCTCTTTATTAGCCTGCGTAATgcgtaataaaaagaaataatcaaaACATAATATCCACCTTTTGAAACATCAGCTTTcagtaataaaatgataaaattaccaAAAGGAGTATatgaaatcaatttttttaatttccttttatcTTCTTTAATCCTATTGTTCTCTGTGATATTGTAATCATCAAGTGCTCCAACCTTAAGCAACAAAAGAACTGGAAGTTGAACCTGCTGCTGTTCTCCTGCTGCCTGCCAAAACTTCAACTTCCATACATACCCATTTATGACCTGTGGTTCATTTTCCGACAATGGGGAAAGACCGACGATGGGGTGAGACCTGGGAATAGAGACATAGAAGAGAGCAAAAAGGCCATTCATTTTTGCTTGTCAGCCGATATATTATGTTACTACAAGTATCATGGCAGATGTCATTTCAGTTT
Protein-coding sequences here:
- the LOC107924122 gene encoding trihelix transcription factor ASIL1, with the translated sequence MDNIEDNARHPSNPYGVGHQPGYRSSNHQKLSVSNNPYVRPTGNQYVVDDEDEEEEENDEDLEEEENRNRNNGVRYVGKDMDDVDDDDNDELDDDEDGDEDDYDENGDKQKGYDGKNDDVDMERHPKKRKLKSLLSSYEFAPRVPAPAVSAPSVPKPSFGGRNSLTDWTERETFVLLDAWGDLFLQRGRKSLRSEEWQEVAEKVSEVSKIERTDTQCRNRLDTLKKKYKKEKAMLAETGGTSSKWVYFKKMDMLMSTPPQQGGLSCGLDSGEYVFMNPRVYLNRANGLDEMRDSPADSESADSEEDVSDGLPPKKRRFGRQYDEGSSFRLLADLIQKFSDTYEKIEDSKRQQMLELEKMRMDFHRELEMQKQHIMERAQAEIAKIQQQADDEENEKASG